Proteins co-encoded in one Echeneis naucrates chromosome 22, fEcheNa1.1, whole genome shotgun sequence genomic window:
- the sec23a gene encoding protein transport protein Sec23A, with the protein MATFPEYIAQNEERDGVRFSWNVWPSSRLEATRMVVPVAALFTLLKERPDLPPIQYEPVLCSRATCRAVLNPLCQVDYRAKLWACNFCYQRNQFPPSYAGISEVNQPAELLPQFSTIEYVVQRGPQMPLVFLYVVDTCMEDEDLQALKESLQMSLSLLPPTALVGLITFGRMVQVHELGCEGISKSYVFRGTKDLNAKQLQEMLGLTKPSAPQGRGPQTAQQPLSNRFLQPVQKIDMNLTDLLGELQRDPWPVTQGKRPLRSLGVAMSIAVGLLECTFPNTGARIMTFIGGPATQGPGMVVGDELKTPIRSWHDIEKDNAKFMKKAIKHYESLANRASTNGHIIDIYACALDQTGLLEMKCCANYTGGYMVMADSFNTSLFKQTFQRVFTKDVQGSFKMAFAATLEVKTSREIKVSGAIGPCVSLNAKGPCVSENEIGTGGTCQWKVCGLDPCTTLALYFEVVNQHNAPIPQGGRGAIQFVTQYQHSSGQRRIRVTTIARNWADAQTQIQSIAASFDQEAAAILMARLAVYRAETEEGPDVLRWLDRQLIRLCQKFGDYHKDDPNSFRFSETFSLYPQFMFHLRRSPFLQVFNNSPDESSYYRHQFNRQDLTQALIMIQPVLYAYSFNGPPEPVLLDSSSILPDRILLMDTFFQILIYHGETVAQWRKSGYQEMPEYENFRHLLQAPVDDAQELLHTRFPMPRYIDTEHGGSQARFLLSKVNPSQTHNNMYTWGQESGAPILTDDVSLQVFMDHLKKLAVSSAA; encoded by the exons ATGGCAACCTTTCCTGAGTACATTGCTCAAAATGAGGAGCGTGACGGCGTCCGCTTCAGCTGGAACGTTTGGCCGTCCAGCAGGCTGGAGGCGACCCGGATGGTGGTTCCAGTGGCAGCTCTGTTCACTCTGCTGAAGGAGAGACCAGACCTGCCTCCGATCCAGTACGAACCAGTTCTCTGCAGCCGGGCCACCTGCCGAGCCGTACTGAACCCCCTCTG CCAGGTGGACTACAGAGCGAAGCTGTGGGCCTGTAATTTCTGCTACCAGAGAAACCAG tttccTCCATCCTATGCTGGTATTTCTGAGGTGAACCAACCTGCTGAGCTACTCCCTCAGTTCTCCACCATCGAATATGTAGTCCAG CGGGGCCCCCAGATGCCCCTGGTTTTCCTGTATGTGGTGGACACCTGTATGGAAGACGAAGACCTGCAGGCTCTGAAGGAGTCTCTGCAGATGTCCCTGTCTCTGCTGCCGCCGACCGCACTGGTTGGACTCATCACTTTTGGACGCATGGTCCAGGTTCACGAGCTTGGCTGCGAAGGGATCTCCAAGAGCTACGTCTTTAGGGGGACCAAGGACCTGAATGCCAAGCAGCTGCAG GAGATGCTGGGTCTCACCAAACCCTCGGCCCCCCAGGGACGAGGTCCTCAGACAGCCCAGCAGCCTCTATCCAACAG GTTCCTGCAGCCGGTGCAAAAGATCGACATGAACCTGACCGACCTGCTGGGGGAGCTGCAACGGGACCCTTGGCCCGTCACTCAGGGGAAGAGACCTCTGCGTTCGTTGGGTGTCGCCATGTCCATCGCAGTTGGTCTGTTGGAG TGCACATTTCCCAACACCGGCGCTCGCATCATGACATTCATCGGTGGCCCGGCAACACAAGGCCCTGGGATGGTGGTGGGAGATGAACTGAAGACCCCCATAAGGTCCTGGCACGACATCGAGAAGGACAATGCCAAGTTCATGAAGAAAGCCATCAAG caTTACGAGTCTCTGGCGAACAGAGCATCTACAAATGGTCACATCATCGACATCTACGCCTGCGCTCTGGATCAGACTGGACTGCTGGAGATGAAATGCTGCGCCAACTACACCGG AGGCTACATGGTGATGGCAGACTCCTTCAACACGTCTCTGTTCAAACAAACCTTCCAGAGGGTTTTCACCAAAGATGTACAGGGATCCTTTAAGATGGCCTTTGCCGCCACGCTGGAGGTCAAG ACGTCCAGGGAAATCAAAGTATCTGGAGCAATCGGACCTTGCGTGTCTCTGAATGCTAAAGGACCCTGCGTCTCTGAGAAT GAGATCGGTACTGGAGGCACATGTCAGTGGAAAGTGTGTGGTTTGGATCCCTGCACCACACTGGCTCTTTACTTTGAGGTTGTCAACCAG CACAACGCTCCGATCCCCCAGGGCGGCCGAGGAGCAATCCAGTTCGTCACTCAGTACCAACATTCATCAGGGCAGAGACGGATCAGAGTGACCACGATCGCCAGGAA CTGGGCAGATGCTCAGACTCAGATTCAGAGCATTGCAGCGTCCTTTGATCAGGAGGCAGCAGCCATCTTGATGGCGAGGTTGGCGGTGTACCGTGCGGAGACTGAGGAGGGACCAGATGTTCTGAGGTGGTTGGACCGACAGCTTATCAGACTG tgtCAGAAATTTGGAGATTATCACAAAGATGATCCGAACTCCTTCAGGTTCTCTGAGACCTTCTCCCTGTACCCTCAG tTCATGTTCCACCTCAGACGTTCTCCGTTCCTTCAGGTCTTCAACAACAGTCCAGATGAAAGTTCTTATTACAGACATCAGTTCAACAGACAGGACCTGACGCAGGCGCTCATCATGATCCAGCCGGTTCTCTACGCCTACTCCTTCAACGGCCCCCCCGAG ccCGTTCTGTTGGACAGCAGCAGTATCCTGCCGGATCGAATCCTGCTGATGGACACTTTCTTCCAGATCCTGATCTACCATGGAgag ACGGTGGCTCAGTGGAGGAAGTCCGGTTATCAGGAAATGCCAGAGTATGAAAACTTCAGACATCTTCTTCAGGCTCCAGTGGACGAtgctcaggagctgctgcacaCTCGCTTCCCTATGCCGAGGTACATCGACACAGAGCACGGAGGCAGccag GCTCGTTTCCTGCTCTCCAAAGTGAACCCCTCACAGACCCACAACAACATGTACACCTGGGGACAG GAGTCTGGAGCTCCCATCCTGACGGATGACGTCAGCTTGCAGGTCTTCATGGATCACCTGAAGAAGCTGGCTGTCTCCAGTGCTGCCTGA